AAAGCACCCCGACGTTCAGATCATCGCGGAGGAGTCGACGGCATGGCCCATGGTGACCCGTCCTACTTATACGGGCGGGCTCGGCTTCGGGATGAAATGGAACATGGGCTGGATGCACGACACCCTCCGCTACGTTTCAAAGGACCCGGTCTACCGCAAGTACCACCATGACGAGCTGCTCTTCAGCATCCTCTACGCCTTCTCGGAGAACTTCATCCTGCCCCTCTCCCACGACGAAGTGGTCCACGGGAAGGGCTCCCTCATCGGACGGATGCCCGGCGACGACTGGCAGAAGTTCGCCGGACTCCGCCTTCTCTTCGGGTACATGTACACCCACCCCGGCAAGAAACTCCTCTTCATGGGCGGGGAGTTCGGGCAGCGGGCCGAGTGGGACCATACCCGGAGCCTCGAGTGGCACGTCCTCGACTATGCCCCCCACGAAGGCGTGCGGCGCTGGGTGCGCGACCTCAACCGCCTCTGCCGCTCCGAGCCCGCCCTGCACAAGCGGGACTTCTCGCCGGAAGGGTTCGCGTGGGTCGACCACCTCGACTGGGAGCAGAGCGTCATCAGCTATTTGAGGAAAAGCGACGACAGCACCATCCTCGCGGCCTGCAATTTCACGCCGGTGCCCCGGCACGGCTACCGGATCGGCGTCCCGGCGGGCGGCTCCTGGCGGGAACTCCTCTGCAGCGACGCTTCGTGCTACGGCGGGAGCGGGTGCGGGAACTTCGGGGGGTGCGGAGCGGAGCCGGTCCCGTTCCACGGGCATTCCTGTTCGCTCTCCCTCACCCTTCCGCCGCTCGGGGTGGTGGTGCTTCGCCCGGAGGGCAGGTGGCAATGAACCGCCATATCTGCATCCACGGCCATTTCTACCAGCCCTCGCGGGAAAATCCCTGGCTCTCGGCGGTGCTCCGGGAAGAGTCGGCCGCTCCGTACCACGACTGGAACGATCGGATCACGGCCGAGTGCTACGCTCCCAACAGTGCGGCCCGCATCCTCTCCGACACGGGCATGATCGCCGACATCGTCAGCACCTATGCCTCCGTCAGCTTCGATGCCGGCCCCACGCTCCTCGGCTGGCTCGAGACGCAGCGGCCCGCGGTCTATGCCGCGTTCCTCGACGCCGACCGGGAGAGCCGCGAGCGGTTCGCCGGCCACGGGAGCGCGATTGCCCAGGCCTATCATCACACCATCCTTCCCCTCGCAACGGCGCGGGACCGGGAGGCCGAAGTGCGCTGGGGGATCGAGGACTTCGTATCCCGGTTCAACCGGCGGCCCGAGGGCATGTGGCTGCCCGAGTGCGCCGTCGATTATCCGACACTCGAAACCCTCGCGGCGGCGGGGATTGCCTTCACCATCCTCTCGCCCGCGCAGGCGAGCCGGGTGCGCCTTCCGGGCGGTGACTGGATGCCTGTTGCCGGCGGCGCCCTCGACACCACCCGCCCCTACCGCTGCCCGCTCCCCTCGGAAAAGACGATCGACATCTTCTTCTACGACGCCGGCATCTCGTCGGCCGTCGCATTCGGCGACCTCCTTGCCGACGGGGGGCGGTTCGCATCCTGCCTCCTCGCGGCACCCGCACCCCATGCGCCGTCCCTCGTCTCCGTCGCCACCGACGGCGAGACCTACGGCCACCACCACCGCTTCGGGGAGATGGCGCTCGCGTACTGCCTCAGGGAGATCGAACGCCATTCCGGGGCCCGGCTGACCGTCTACGGCGAGTTCCTGGAGAAGCATCCCCCGGAGGCGGAGGTCGGGATCAGCGAACATACCTCCTGGAGCTGCGCCCACGGCCTCGAGCGCTGGCGGAGCGGCTGCTCCTGCACCACCGGCGCATATCCCGGGTGGTCGCACGGCTGGCGCCGGCAGCTCCGCGATGCCGTGGATTATCTCCGGGGAACACTCGACCCCTTCTTCGAGTCAGCGCTCCGTCCCCTCTGCCCGGATCCGTGGAAAGCGCGGGAGGAGTACATCCGGGTGCTCCGCGATCCCTCGATTGCGGACCGGTTCCTTGCCGGGCAGGCGGGCCGGAGCCTTTCCCCCGGCGAACGGATTCGGGCGTGCATGCTTCTCGAAATGGCGCGGCACGCCATGATGATGTACACCTCCTGCGGGTGGTACTTCGACGATATCGCCGGGATCGAAGCCGTCCAGCTGATGGCGGACGCCTGCCGGGCGATGGACCTTGCGAAGGCGCTCGGAGGGCCGGACGCCGAGCCGGAGTTCACCGCCATCCTCGCAGGGGCGCGGAGCAACATCCACGCCGAAGGCGACGGAGCCCGGATCTATGCAACGCGGGCCGCATCCTCACGCATCGATCGTGCCGGCATCGGCGCGCATTTCGCCCTCTGCGCTGCGTTCGGTGCCGTCGCATGCACCGGGGCCCACGAGGTGACGACGGAGGCCGACGTCCGGTCCGGTGACGATGCGGCGTCGACGATCCGCATCCGCTCGCACCGTACGGGGGAGGAGACCTGCATCGCCGCCGCGGTGGTGCGAACGGCCGCGGGGGAGCCGTTGGCCGGCGTCCGGGTCGCCCCGGCCGTCAGTCCGGATGCGCTCCTCGGGCTCCTCCGGACCCGGGGCGACACGGATGCGCACACGTTTCTTGCGCGGCATTTCGACCGTGTCTTCACCGTCGGCGACCTCTTTCCCGCCGAACGCGAGCAGGTCCTCCGGGAGAGGATCGCCGGGCGGGGGGCTCCCCTCGACGCTGCCCTTCGCGCCTTTTCCCGCGAGTTTCCGCCGGTTTCGGAGGCGCTGACAGGCGCTCCCGATCCCCTGACGGTGCGGGCTGCCGCCTTTTATCGCCTCAATGCGGACCTGTACGCCCTCCTGTCGGCCGGCACGCCGGATACCGCCGCAATCAGCACTGCCGCACGAACACTCGTACGGCACGCGATCCCGCCCTACCCCGCACTGCTCGCACCCGCGGCCCGGACGCAGGTGAATGCCCTCCTCCGGAACGCCGCCCAACGGACGGGGGATCCCGGCCCCCTCGAGGATGCGCTCGGGCTGCTGTCGGCCCTCCGCCGGATCCCGCTCACGCCCGATACGTGGGAGAGCCAGAACCTCCTCTTTTCCCTGATGCATGGGCAGCTCGCGGAGCAGGCCGAACGGGAAGGGCGCGGCGATCCTGACGCGGTGCGGTGGCTCAGGGCCTGCCGGGCGCTTGCGGCGCTGCTCGGGATGGAGGTGGCAGGGTGAATCCGCTTTCACGGCGGAGCTCCGGGGTGCTCCTCCCCATCTCCTCCCTCCCCGGCCCCTACGGCATCGGCGATTTCGGCCCCGGCGCTTCCCGGTTCGCAGACTTCCTTGCCGGCGCACGGCAGCACTGCTGGCAGATCCTCCCCCTCACCCCCACCTGCGGCGCCACCCGGCATTCGCCCTACCACAGCTCCTCCGCATTCGCCATCAGCCCCCTCTTCGTGAGCCCCGACCTGCTGGTCGCGGACGGGTTTCTGGACGAGGGCGATCTCGACCCGGCTCCCGATCTTCCGCCGGATACGACAGACTACGCCGTGGCGGAGCGGGTGCGGCACCGGGCCTTCGATACGGCCTTCTCCCGGTTCGAAGAGGCGGGAAAAAGCGACGACTACCGCCGGTTCTGCGCCGAACAGGCCGGCTGGCTCGAAGACTATGCGCTCTTCGCCTGCCTCAAACGCCGCTGCGGCGGGACGGCCTGGCCGGAGTGGCCGCCCGAACTCCGGGATCGCGTGCCGGAGGCCCTCGGACGGGCACGGGAGCAGTACGCCGGCTGCCTCGAGCGGGAGCGTTTCGTCCAGTACCTGGCCGACCGCCAGTGGCGGCGGCTTCACGCCGTATGCCGGGAGAAAGACATCAGGATCATCGGCGACATGCCTATCTACGTCACCCACGACAGCGCGGATGTCTGGGCCCGCCCGCGCCTCTTCAGGCTGGACGACCGGGGAATGCCCGCGGCCGTCGCCGGGGTTCCGCCCGACTACTTCAGCAGAAACGGCCAGCGCTGGGGGAATCCGGTCTACGACTGGGACCGGCACCGGGAGGAGGGCTATTCCTGGTGGACCGATAGGATCCGGCGGAACCTCACCCTCTTCGACCTCGTGAGAATCGACCACTTCCGCGGGTTCGTCGCCTACTGGGAGATCCCCGCCCGCGAGAAGACCGCCCGGACGGGGAGGTGGATTGCCGCCCCGGCCGCCGATTTTTTCGACCGGATGCGGACCGTGTTCGGGGATCTGCCCTTCATCGCGGAGGATCTCGGGACAATCACCGACGATGTGCGGGCGGCGATCCGGCGGCTCGGGTTTCCGGGGATGGCGGTCCTCCAGTTTGCCTTCGGCGAGGATATCGCGACGAATCCCTATATCCCCCACAACATCGGACGGCACGCCGTCTGCTACACCGGCACCCACGACAACAACACGGTCGCGGGATGGTTTGCGCAGGAACTGGCGGCCGGTGACAGAAAGCGCCTCTTCCGCTACCTCGGCCGGGAGATCACCTGCGGGGAGGCGCCCGGGGAGCTGATCCGGCTTGCGATGATGTCGGTCGCCCGGCTCGCGATCATCCCGGTGCAGGATCTCCTCGGCCTCGGCAGCCGGGCGCGGCTGAACATCCCGGGGTCGGAGGGGGGAAACTGGGAGTGGCGCTGCGATCCGGACCTCCTGACGGCCGATCTCGCCGCACGCCTCCGGCGGATGACGGAGATCTACGGCAGGGCGTGATTGCCGGGTCGCAATCGGATACAATAAATGGTGCCGCCTCCATAATTCCTGTATACGGAGCCTGACCATGGATCAGATCCACGCTCTCAATTTTTCGCACGTTCCGGATCGCATCTCCGGCCTCGTCGATATGGCGTACAATCTCTGGTGGAGCTGGCACCCGGAAGCCCGCATCCTCTTCAAGGAGCTCAACCGGCAGGCCTGGAGGGAGTGCCTTCACAATCCGGTGAAAATGCTCCGCGTCATTCCCCATGAATATCTTGAACGGGCGGCGACAAACGAGGAGTACCTCCATCGCTACGATATCATCATGTATCTCTTCCGGCGCTACATGGGGTCCATGAACGGCTGGTTCCACGAGCAGTATCCCGCAAGAGAGCACCTCACCGTCGCCTACTTTTCAGCCGAATACGGCCTGCACCACTCCCTTCCCTTCTATGCCGGCGGCCTCGGCTTCCTCGCGGGCGACCACCTCAAAGAGTGCAGCGATCTCCATGTGCCGATGGTGGCCGTGGGATTCATGTACTCGGAAGGGTATCTCCACCAGGACATCCGGAACGACGGCTGGCAGGACGCCATCCGGGTCACGCTCGACCGGGACGCATCGCCGGTGACGCGGGTGAAGAGCGCCGGGGGCGAGCAGATGGTTGTCCGCGTCCCGTTTTTCGACCCCCCGATCTCCGCGGCGGTCTGGAAGGTGCAGGTCGGCAGGATCCCGCTCTACCTGCTCGATACCGATATCGAGGAGAACAGCCCGCAGAACCGCACGATCAGCTCGCACCTCTACTCAAGCGACCGGGAGGAGCGGCTCAGGCAGGAGATCGTGCTCGGGATCGGAGGGCGGAAGGTGCTGCAGGAGCTCGGCGTCGAATACTCGGCGATCCACTTAAACGAAGGGCACCCGGCATTCGCTCTTCTCGAGCGGATCCGGGAGCGGGTGGAGAAGGGCATGTCGTTTGCGGAGGCGCGGGAGCAGGTGCGGGGCACTTCGGTCTTTACGACCCATACGTCCGTCCCGGCCGGCCATGACGTCTTCCCCGCGGAGCTGATGGATAAGTACTTCGGCCAGTACTACCCCCGGCTGGGCCTCGACCGCGAGGCGTTCCTCGCCCTCGGCGCCACGCAGGAAAATGCGGACTTCAACATGACGGCGCTTGCGCTGCGAATGTCGGGCTTTCATAACGCCGTCAGCCGCCGCCACGCCGAGGTGACCCGCGGGATGCTCCGCAGGCTCTGGCCGGAGCAGGGCGACCGCGGGATTCGCCTCGACTCGATCACGAACGGCGTCCACCTCTGCACCTGGCTCAACCCCCGGATGCGGCTGCTCTTCAACACCACCATGAACCCGGCCTGCCCCCACTGGGAGCAGGAGCACGACAACCCCGAGCTCTGGGAGCTGGTGAACGAAATCCCGGACCGGGAGCTCTGGGAGACGCACTTCTGGCTCAAGGCGAAGCTCATCAACCGGATCCGGGAGATGAAGCGGCGCAAGTGGGCGGCGTGGCTGGACACCTCCGAGAACCTCGTCGCGGAGGGGCTCATGCTCAATCCGGCCGTGCTCACCATTGGCTTCGCCCGCCGGTTCTCCACCTATAAGCGGGCGGATCTCATATTCCATGATCTCGAGCGGATAGAGCGGATTCTCACCAACCGCTGGCGGCCCGTCCAGATCATCTTCGCGGGCAAGGCGCATCCGGCCGACGAGGAGGGGAAGCAAATCCTCCAGAAGATCTACCGCTTCGCCCAGCAGCCGGATTTTGGGGGAAGAATCGCTTTCGTGGAAGATTACGGGGAGCAGACGGCTCAGTACCTCGTCCACGGGGTCGATGTCTGGCTGAACAATCCCCTCCCCCCGATGGAGGCATGCGGGACGAGCGGCATGAAGGCGGCGATGAACGGCGTCCTTAACCTCTCCATCGCGGACGGCTGGTGGCCCGAGGCGTACAACGGGAAAAACGGCTGGATCTTCGGGGAGGAGACTCCTGACGGGGACCGTGACGCGGCCGATGCCCGGGCGATCTACGACCTCCTCGAGAAGGAGATCATCCCGCTCTACTACGCGACCGGCATGGACGGCATCCCCTACGGCTGGGTCAGGATGATGAAGGAGTCGATCAAAAGCATCGCCCCGCGGTTTTCGGCCCGGCGGATGGTCGGCGAGTACGTGCACAACTACTATCCCGTGATGCTGCGGAACGCCGGATACCCCGTTCCCCCGCCGTAGGCGAGAAAATTTTCGATTGCCTTCGGCCGGAGCATCGCACACTGACGTGCTATTCTTTCATCGGACTTCCTCGCCTCTCCCGGCAGCGCCAGACTTTCCGGCGGCCGCAATCCTCACGGAAACGTTAATGCGAGGGAGATGCCACTATCAAACGAGGGGCTTTCGGAATGAGAACAACGGAGCAGTTCATCCAGGATGCACTTGATCGGCTCAAAACCGTCGAAGGTTTCGATAAGGTCCGTTTCATCATCCTCTACGGTTCCGTGGCCGAAGGGCGGGAGAGAAAAAAATCCGATATCGATATCTGCATTTATTATGATGGCGACCCGGAGGAGGCTTCCCGGTTCCGGTTCGGGGTGCTCTCCGAACTCTTCGAAGACCGGTACGACGTGCAGATTTTCGGGAACCTTCCGCTCTACATCCGGACGGAGGTCCTGTCCGGACGGGTCCTCTACTGTCAGGATGAACGGTTTCTCTACGATGTTGCTCTTCGGACAATCCGGGAGTTCGAGGCGTTCAAACACCGGCTGTACGACTACATCGGCAAGCAGGCGATTGTATGACGGAGCCCATCCGGAGCACGGCCATCCGCATCAAACTTCAGGAGATGACGGAGAGCGTTGATCTGGTCGAAACGCACCTTCCCGGTTCAGCTGACTCTTTCAGCCGGCTGGGCCTGATTAAAGACGGCATCTACAAGCGTATCGAGTACGCCATCGAGAACGTCTTTGATGTATGCGCCATCTTAAACTCGGATCTCCGTCTCGGCGTCCCCGGCACCGATGAGGATATCCTTGAGAATCTCGTACGGAACGAAGTACTCGGGCCCGGGATGCGGCAGAAACTGAAGGCGATGAAGGGATTTCGAAACATCGTCGTCCACCGCTACGGGGCAATCGACGACGCACTTGCATTCTCTCTCCTGAAGGAGCATATCGGGGATTTCGCTCTCTTCCGGCAGGAGGTCGAGCTTTTCCTGCAATCAGCGGAGGGGCGCCAGGCTCCGTGAGCCGGCGACGGCCCGATGCACGGGTGCGGCAGACAGGCAGGCATTCGCCCCTGAGCACGGAAGGGCCGGAGCGGTCCGGGAATTTTTGAGCCATTTCCACCCGCGGGATGCTGTGACGCTCTTTGACAGGAAGGGGAGAAAGTATCCTACAGCCACCTGCGATATGAAGAATATCGCGATGGATGCCGTCCGTAATGCACGGGACCGGGTGAATAACGTTCGGGCTATGATTCAAAAAGTTGGATTCTCTCTCTGATTTTTTATGTGGCGGTATGCCCGCCACAGCACGTAGAGGGCCGGCACGGTAAAGAGCAGAATCACGAACTCCGCCGCCCAGATCCCTCCCGTCTGCGCGATTACGACGACCGCGGCGTCGACGCCCGCGTGCCAGAGCACCGCGAGCAGAAGCAGTGACCGCTGCTCCCTGACGACGGCGGCGAGCAAGAGTACCGACCAGGCGATATGGAGCGTGATGGTCATCATCCGCTCGAGGAGCCCCGGCAGGATGTCGAGCGGGGTGAGGGCGAGGAGGGCTGCGACCTGCGCCCGGACGGCCGGGTCGTCGGGGAGGCCGAGATAGGGATCAGGGCTTTGGGAGAGGACGAGGTAGCTTGCCATGCTCGACAGCACGAGCAGGGCGACGAGGATGCTCTCGATCCCGCCCCATCCGGCCCCGAACATGAGGCCGTTTTCACAGGAGAGGGCGTAGTCCTTCCGGGGGAAAAAGCGGGTGAAGATGAGATAGCGCCCTACTTCCTCGAAAAGGCCCGCAAGCAGGCCGAGATAGAGCGCTAAAGCGGCGAGAACGAGGTTTTTGTCTGTAAGGACACCGTTCAGGAACGCGTACAGCGGCCCCTGCGTCAGCAGCACCAGCGGGGTATGGAGGATCTGCACGGCCACGAAGAAGGCCGCACCGAGGATGAAGATATTCCACGAAACCCCGAAACGGCGCACAAACCAGAGGCCGAGGCCGAGGGGGATGGCAATCTCGAGCAGCACCACGGCGGCAAATGAGGCAGTGACCAGCATGTCCATGACAGATACTTCCTGAACGTTCGGGGATATATGTGCATGCATGCAGTGTGCCGGCATGTGCACGGGGCTTTTTTGGTCCACTCCGGTCCCGGGGCATCAGGGTGATTCCCGGGACAAATAATTTCGGGCAGGTGAACGAATACCTCCCGTACCGGAGAGGACGACATGGATCGGCACGCACAATGGATCGGGATCGTGGTATTCTGTCTCATACTCGCTGCCGGCTGCCTGGATGAATCCCGTGAAGACCGTACGATGAACGAGACCGAACAAGCGATTGCCATCGCGCTTGCCGACCCGGGCGTCCGGGAGAACCTCCCCGTACACAGCGACGACTACGAGATCGTGGATGTCGCGCCGGCAACATGGCAGTCGACGGGCCCCGAAGGGACCGTCTCCGGGACGTACCCCGTCGTGACATTCAGGCTGTGCAACCGGAGTTCGCTCTACCGGGTGTTTGTCGATGTGGGGAATAATTCGGTTGTCGTGGCACACTGGCAGTGGGTCAAGGAACCGTTTCCCTGCATGGCAACGGGCGCACCGGAGGAATATGCCACGCTCGAAGATGCCGCGGAAGATCCCGGATTTGACTGCCCGCTGGCCGTCCCGTCATATCTTCCCGCGGGCTACGGGTTTTCTGTGGTGCGGATCTACGCCGATCCCTGCCCCCGGCGGGAGGTCGTCTATACCAACCGGAGCGCGAGAATGCTGCTCGTCCAGACGTGTGCGGGGGACCCTCCCTATGCCTTCGCAATCTCGATGCCCGAGCCCCGGGCCGTCACCGCGAACGGCGTCCCGGCCACGCTCGTGAAGGGAATCGGCGAGAACCAGGTCTCCTGGACCAGCGGGAACGCAACCTGCTGGCTTCGCGGGAGTATTGACGAGGAGGAGCTTCTCGCCGTCGCATCCTCGGTCGGGCCCTTTGCGCCGCCGTCACCGCCAGCCTCCCTCTCCGAACCGGGGGAGGCGGTAACACCCGGCGTCTCCCACTTCGGGACGCCCCGCATCTTCTGGCCCGACGAGATCCGCGTGAAAGCGGGAACGTCCGGCACTGGCGAAATCGTGACGGAATCGCGCGAGAAGGGCTATGGCCGGGTGCATCTCCGCGTCCTCTCCCGCGTGACCGGGCGGGCGAGCGCGGCTGCGGCCCTGCCCATGCCGGAGGAGATGGAGATTTCGATTGCTCCGCCGGATTTCATGGCATACCCGCACGAGACGTACTATGCGGAGATCACGGTGAACACGACACCCGCCACCCCTCCGGGAGACTACGTGTTCCGGTTTCACCAGATATTCGAGGGGTCGTTCTACGGCGGCGGGTGGTTTGTCGTGAACGTGACGGAAGAGGAGAGCGGCCCGTCTCCCGGCGTTTCTCAATGAGTCTCCGGTCGCCGGACCGTCCGCATGCGAACGCGACGGATGGCTGGACCGGAACCGGGGTAGAGGACCGCCTGCATACCATCCCCTGCGAACGGGGCACGACGATACGGGAAACAGACGAATCTCACTGGAGCGCCGCCCCCTCACCCTTCGTAAGGAGCATCTGTGCCCGCGGGATGGCTCGCTTCCCCGGGCACCCGCCGCAGGTCACAAACCCGACGATCTCAACAGGGCCGGTCTCTGCGAATGCGCCTTTTCCCTCTTTTGTGACAATAAATCCATTGTTCCCGGGCAGATGTCCTCGGTCATGAGGCAGCGGATGATGCCGACTTTCATAGGGCATCATTCTTCGTTCGGTATCTGTCGTGATATCGGGGGAAAACGGATAATTCATCGCCGGAAGGGTGGAATTGAAGTTTTATGCCCATTTTATGACGCCCGGTGCCCTGGTTACAACGGCAGCCCGAGCAGGGAAAAGACCCCCATCATCTTCAGGCCCATGTAGACCATGACGGCAATAAAGACCAGCTTCAGCTGTCGTGCCGGGAGCCGGTGGGCCGCCCGCACCCCGGCCTGCGCCATGATGATGCTGGTGCCGGCAAGAAGCGCCCACTGGAGGAGGTTGACGTACCCCAGCGAGTAGGCGGGCAGCCCGACCGCTCTCCATCCGTTGATGATATAGGCGATGGTCCCCCCGAGAGCGGTGAAGATCATGAGGGCGGTCGATGTTCCGACGGCAGCATGCATCCGGAAGTGCATAACAAGCACGAGTATCGGGATGAGAATGACACCGCCTCCGATGCCGATGATCCCGGAGAGGATCCCGAGCGGGATCCCCCAGAGGAGGAAGATTGCTACGTCGTCGACCGGTTCCTTCTCGATCACCGGGGGTTTTGCTGTGAACATCCTTACCGCGCCGAGAAGAATGACGAAGCCGAAGAGGGCCGTGAGGTAGGTGCCCGGAATGAGGGTCGCGATATAGCCGCCGAGGAGTGCGCCGAAAAATCCGGCGATTCCCATGGTGACTGCTGCATTCCAGACGACGGCACCCTTTGTATGATGGCCGTACGCACCGGAGATAGCCGTGGGCAATACCACGGCAAGGTTTGTCCCGAATGCGACGAGAATGGCGGTGCCGGCATCAAGCCCCATCGAGGTCAGGACCCAGAACTGGACCGGGACCATGATGAAACAGCCCCCGACACCAAGCAGTCCGGAGGCAAACCCGACGACAGTCCCGGTTATGAGCAGCGCGAGGATATACAGAAATTCAATGGCCATAACGAGGAGCACCAGCATTTCAATTTATTTTGAATAATTTTCGGTGCGGCTGCTGATAATACTCCCGTTCGTTACACGTCACCGCCAATACCCGAGCCGCTGCACGATTACCCCTAAATTCGAGGTGTTTCCTGAGAACACTCATACTACTCGAAGAGGAAGTCACGGGGTTTCGACGTCAGTTCCCGGATTACCCTGCCGAACAGCTCCTCGTGCTCTTTCTGCGCAATAAAAATGTAGTCCCGCACCGAGAACCGTTTGAACCGCAGGACAAAGACTTTCGCGGACGGATCGATCGCCTGATGCAGCTTCCGGATATCTTCGTCGTACCGCTCCTGCGGTTTCCGGTTCCGGTGCTGGTAGAGGATCAGCGATGTGCCACGCGCAAAATACTCCCTGCATTCGTCCCGGAAGAAGTATTTTCCTGCCCGCTTGTGTGACTTTTTGAGGGAATCGGGCTGGATGCCGTTATCGGGATCGAGGAAGATGATGTCCGCATCCGAAAGGTCCGCGAGCGAACCGGCGAACCATTCGTTCCGTGCGTTTTCCCTCAGGGAGTGATGCAGGCGGGGGGTGTTCACCGGCTTCGAATAGTACGAGACAGGGCCCCTGATAACCTCATTCTTCTCGACTATCGCAAGGGCTCCCTGCTTTGAATCCACAATGTTGTGTAATTCATCGATTTTTTTCAAATCATGATAGACCTCCGGGAAACAGCGCTCGAATTTTTTCCAATTTTTATTCTCAGGATACAGGTATCCCGTGTATCCTCCGTCCCCGTTCTCCGGTGCGGGTATATCGACATAGTACCAGTTTACCCCGAGGCGGATCCTGCCCCCGCCGCACTCCAGCACCGTGTTCAGAAGCCCGTATTTCCCGAAGTCCCCGACATCTCCGACATAATGATCCTGCACGTGGTCCCCCGCTCCTTTATGCTGTGATGAAGAACCGATCCGTCGGAATCGGTAAATAATGCACGATAGTGTATTCTCCTTTCGGAACTTGTTTCACTATTTCAGGATAATTCTCCCGGTCACATCGTGTATCATTATGCCCATGTGTCTTTCAATAGGAAGACCCATCGTTTCCCATCTTTAATTTTTCTGAGTTTTCCGAGTCCTTCCAGCGTAAGCAGATCGCTCCTCGCCGTCGGCATTGACACCTTGTATTTGCCCGCTATCTCGCTGATCGCGTACGAACGGTCGGGATGGCTGATAAAATCCTTGAGGATTTCCGCCTGCCGGAACGAGATTCCGGGAATTTTTCCGGCAAGGCTGATTGCTTCCCGCTGTTCGGCCTGAGTCTCCTCGATATACGTTTTAAGCTCATCCATCGCCCGGCTGATAATATTCAGATTGAACTCGACGAAGTAGGTCATGTCGTTCTCGTCTGTCTCGGTATAGAGGTAGGCTCTTGCATATTGTGCCGGTGAATGGACATAGAGCCGCGAAATGGAAAGATACTCGAAGAGGTCGTAGCCGTTTTTCAGCACGTACCAGTAGAATAACGCCCGTGCCGTCCTTCCGTTGCCGTCATTAAACGGATGGATATACCCGATGAGGAAGTGAATGATAATTGCTTTGAGTATCGGGTGGATAAATGTCTCATCGTTATTGGCAAACGTACAGAGATCATCGAGCATCGCCGGGACTGTCGTGAAGTCAGGCGGCTGATGATAGATTTTTGAATAGTCCGTCTTATCCCGGACAACAATATCATCACATTTCCGGAAGAAGATTTCATCGTCCCGGCTCTCCAGGGTTCCGCTGGTAATCTCCAGATGAATATCGATGATCAGCTGCAGGGAGAGCGGGAGGTCCTTTATCTCCTTCAGCTTCTGAATCGTCCGATAGTTGTTCAGGATCATCCGCTCGGATTTATTCCGCGGCGATTTGCCTTCCCGCAGGAACTTTTTTGCAATCGCCCTCGTTGTCGCTGCGCCTTCCAGCTGGCTTGACGCGATCGCCTCCTCCATGATCGAATTGGCCAGGTACTGCCGTTTGCTCGCTTCGCTCGGCTTTTCTCCTGTCAGCGCGTCTATCGGCGCAGGCGACTCTTTGTCAATCTGGTGGAGCTTTCGCTGGAATTTTTCCAGCATGACAAATGTGAAAGTCTCGTCACCGATCCCGATTTTTTTGAGTTTTTCCCTCCGGAGAACCTTCAGAAGCAGCCAGAACAATTCTGTGTCGTAAGGGATTTTTTTCCGTTTGAGATCATCCCAGTGGGTATAATGCAGCTCATTGTACTTCCGTACATACTCCCGGATCGCGGCGGATTTTTCATCTCCGATACTGTATGCCAGAAAAAAACCGG
The Methanoculleus sp. SDB genome window above contains:
- a CDS encoding alpha-glucan phosphorylase, with the protein product MDQIHALNFSHVPDRISGLVDMAYNLWWSWHPEARILFKELNRQAWRECLHNPVKMLRVIPHEYLERAATNEEYLHRYDIIMYLFRRYMGSMNGWFHEQYPAREHLTVAYFSAEYGLHHSLPFYAGGLGFLAGDHLKECSDLHVPMVAVGFMYSEGYLHQDIRNDGWQDAIRVTLDRDASPVTRVKSAGGEQMVVRVPFFDPPISAAVWKVQVGRIPLYLLDTDIEENSPQNRTISSHLYSSDREERLRQEIVLGIGGRKVLQELGVEYSAIHLNEGHPAFALLERIRERVEKGMSFAEAREQVRGTSVFTTHTSVPAGHDVFPAELMDKYFGQYYPRLGLDREAFLALGATQENADFNMTALALRMSGFHNAVSRRHAEVTRGMLRRLWPEQGDRGIRLDSITNGVHLCTWLNPRMRLLFNTTMNPACPHWEQEHDNPELWELVNEIPDRELWETHFWLKAKLINRIREMKRRKWAAWLDTSENLVAEGLMLNPAVLTIGFARRFSTYKRADLIFHDLERIERILTNRWRPVQIIFAGKAHPADEEGKQILQKIYRFAQQPDFGGRIAFVEDYGEQTAQYLVHGVDVWLNNPLPPMEACGTSGMKAAMNGVLNLSIADGWWPEAYNGKNGWIFGEETPDGDRDAADARAIYDLLEKEIIPLYYATGMDGIPYGWVRMMKESIKSIAPRFSARRMVGEYVHNYYPVMLRNAGYPVPPP
- a CDS encoding 4-alpha-glucanotransferase (amylomaltase; acts to release glucose from maltodextrins); its protein translation is MNPLSRRSSGVLLPISSLPGPYGIGDFGPGASRFADFLAGARQHCWQILPLTPTCGATRHSPYHSSSAFAISPLFVSPDLLVADGFLDEGDLDPAPDLPPDTTDYAVAERVRHRAFDTAFSRFEEAGKSDDYRRFCAEQAGWLEDYALFACLKRRCGGTAWPEWPPELRDRVPEALGRAREQYAGCLERERFVQYLADRQWRRLHAVCREKDIRIIGDMPIYVTHDSADVWARPRLFRLDDRGMPAAVAGVPPDYFSRNGQRWGNPVYDWDRHREEGYSWWTDRIRRNLTLFDLVRIDHFRGFVAYWEIPAREKTARTGRWIAAPAADFFDRMRTVFGDLPFIAEDLGTITDDVRAAIRRLGFPGMAVLQFAFGEDIATNPYIPHNIGRHAVCYTGTHDNNTVAGWFAQELAAGDRKRLFRYLGREITCGEAPGELIRLAMMSVARLAIIPVQDLLGLGSRARLNIPGSEGGNWEWRCDPDLLTADLAARLRRMTEIYGRA
- a CDS encoding nucleotidyltransferase, with the translated sequence MRTTEQFIQDALDRLKTVEGFDKVRFIILYGSVAEGRERKKSDIDICIYYDGDPEEASRFRFGVLSELFEDRYDVQIFGNLPLYIRTEVLSGRVLYCQDERFLYDVALRTIREFEAFKHRLYDYIGKQAIV